A window of Prolixibacter sp. SD074 contains these coding sequences:
- a CDS encoding PQ-loop domain-containing transporter gives MNPFEFIGWFGNIILSIGVIPQVIQTWRTHDVSSFNWPFLLMWAFGVLFTFIYIAQGDMARGSFQWPLWLNYLVNILATSYLVYAKYKYGKTVVSD, from the coding sequence ATGAATCCATTTGAATTTATCGGTTGGTTTGGAAACATTATTCTTAGTATTGGGGTCATTCCCCAGGTCATCCAAACATGGCGCACACATGATGTTTCCAGTTTCAACTGGCCATTTCTCCTAATGTGGGCTTTTGGCGTATTGTTTACGTTCATCTATATCGCCCAGGGCGACATGGCACGTGGTTCTTTTCAGTGGCCGCTTTGGCTTAATTATCTGGTTAACATACTAGCAACGTCCTACTTAGTTTATGCTAAATATAAATATGGAAAAACGGTCGTATCTGATTAG
- a CDS encoding PAS domain-containing hybrid sensor histidine kinase/response regulator, translating to MDRIVIYHIDTAVSGKILDAVSDCSGFSAVFLNDVTTFFQDIQRIKPDLLITGTADFPELLEGPSMHDMVFSGKFKVVLIENSGDSDLSEIPEFVTIVSDEVNPNSLRILLKEMMGDCKRELHTGEHLDWVIQHIPTAIFWKDTRLKYLGCNQMFAADRGLNNLEQVTGLTDFDLFSSDEAAGNIAIDREVLATGQSKINYVEAVPNRNGKTEWLRKSKIPMRNEKGENIGILGMYEKITDQKLAEAELEKEKDLVDTFLKNSPDIIYYKDRKARYTRINEAHARLMRLEKPEDAIGKTDFDFHDREFAQQSYQDDMNVMHTGETIVDKLQEFVDACGELRHFTTTKIPIRGKNGQIIGLVGISRDYSQRKKIEERLEQEMQFLQILMDSFPDSIYFKDAQSRFIRINRAQYEKLGLKSSEEAIGKTDFDFFSKEEATGAYNDEAELFKSGKPVVNKMEKLSNRDGTFRWMSATKMPIQDNDGKIIGLVGISRDNTMEVEARKHLEMAKEKAEEANRAKSLFLANMSHEIRTPMNGVIGMADILGKTKLNEEQKEYLDVITKSGNNLLSIINDILDFSKIESGRMEMESTPINIREIVEDVADILIVKSNVKGLGLVTYIDAAIPGTVMGDPVRLRQVLINLANNAIKFTNSGEVFISAELKGIDSKVEVLFKVKDTGIGISKEAQEKVFESFTQVDSSTTRKYGGTGLGLAISKRLSEQMGGEIGLESKANQGSLFWFTARFEKASAEREPDRPKKVIELENVKVLIVDDNRTNRLIFSKYLETWDCSSDEASSGMQALKKLRKAASEGKPYDIALVDFQMAEMDGLDFASRVKKDPAIASTKMILLSSISDILSRGQVRSAGFEYYLNKPVKLGQLLNIMAKVTGKELPESYLHSGHKKNAGVNRKKRNLRVLVAEDNVINQKVAMLTLKCVSGSIDLAKDGEEAWQMYRDNKYDLIMMDIQMPLLNGYEVTKMIRKKEEEEKGKPIKIVAMTANALQEDVDLCLSIGMDGYLSKPFKAEDVIETIDKLF from the coding sequence ATGGATAGAATTGTTATTTATCATATCGATACTGCCGTTTCCGGGAAAATTCTGGATGCTGTTTCTGATTGCTCCGGATTCAGTGCTGTTTTCTTGAATGATGTGACAACTTTTTTTCAGGATATTCAGCGGATTAAGCCGGATCTTCTCATCACCGGCACAGCCGATTTTCCGGAATTGCTGGAAGGGCCCTCCATGCATGATATGGTGTTTTCGGGCAAGTTTAAGGTTGTATTGATCGAAAATTCCGGGGACAGTGATCTTTCAGAAATTCCCGAGTTTGTCACCATCGTTTCTGATGAAGTTAATCCGAACAGTCTGAGAATTCTTCTCAAAGAGATGATGGGTGATTGCAAGAGGGAGCTTCATACAGGCGAACATCTTGATTGGGTCATTCAGCATATCCCTACGGCCATTTTTTGGAAAGATACCCGTTTAAAATATTTGGGCTGTAACCAAATGTTTGCTGCCGATCGCGGGTTAAATAACCTTGAGCAAGTGACAGGCCTGACCGATTTTGACCTGTTTTCGTCTGACGAAGCAGCCGGTAATATTGCCATAGACAGGGAAGTGCTTGCCACTGGTCAATCCAAAATAAACTACGTGGAAGCCGTCCCAAACCGAAACGGGAAAACCGAATGGTTGCGGAAAAGTAAAATTCCCATGCGAAATGAGAAAGGGGAAAACATTGGCATTTTGGGAATGTATGAAAAAATTACTGACCAGAAGTTGGCTGAAGCAGAATTGGAAAAAGAGAAGGATTTGGTTGATACTTTTCTGAAAAACAGTCCGGATATTATTTATTATAAAGATAGAAAAGCCAGGTATACCCGAATTAACGAAGCGCATGCGCGGTTGATGAGGCTGGAAAAACCGGAAGATGCTATTGGAAAAACCGATTTTGATTTTCATGATCGGGAATTTGCACAACAATCTTATCAGGACGATATGAATGTGATGCATACGGGCGAAACAATCGTTGATAAACTTCAGGAATTTGTAGATGCATGTGGTGAACTGAGGCATTTTACTACAACTAAAATCCCCATTCGGGGGAAGAATGGGCAGATTATTGGTTTGGTTGGCATTTCGCGCGATTATTCTCAGAGGAAGAAAATCGAGGAACGGTTGGAACAAGAAATGCAGTTCCTGCAAATTTTAATGGACAGCTTCCCCGATTCGATTTATTTTAAAGATGCTCAGTCGCGTTTTATCAGGATTAATCGTGCCCAATACGAAAAGTTAGGGTTGAAGTCTTCTGAAGAGGCTATCGGAAAAACCGATTTTGATTTCTTTTCGAAAGAAGAAGCCACCGGTGCATATAATGATGAGGCCGAGTTGTTTAAATCGGGCAAACCGGTTGTTAATAAAATGGAAAAACTAAGTAACAGAGATGGAACCTTCCGTTGGATGTCGGCTACCAAAATGCCTATTCAGGACAACGATGGGAAAATCATCGGTTTGGTAGGAATTTCGAGGGATAATACGATGGAGGTTGAGGCCCGGAAACATCTGGAAATGGCTAAAGAGAAAGCAGAGGAGGCCAACCGGGCAAAAAGCCTGTTCCTGGCAAATATGTCGCACGAAATCAGGACACCGATGAATGGCGTTATTGGGATGGCTGATATTTTGGGGAAGACAAAACTGAATGAAGAGCAAAAGGAGTATCTTGATGTGATCACCAAATCGGGAAATAACCTGTTGTCTATTATTAACGACATTCTTGATTTCTCCAAGATTGAGTCCGGACGGATGGAGATGGAATCGACTCCCATCAATATTCGTGAAATAGTGGAGGATGTAGCTGATATATTGATTGTTAAATCCAATGTTAAAGGCCTTGGCCTGGTAACCTATATTGACGCAGCCATTCCCGGTACGGTAATGGGCGATCCTGTTCGGTTAAGGCAGGTACTTATTAATCTCGCCAATAACGCAATCAAATTTACCAATAGCGGTGAAGTATTCATTTCAGCTGAACTGAAAGGGATTGACTCAAAGGTTGAAGTGCTTTTTAAGGTAAAAGATACCGGAATAGGAATTTCTAAAGAGGCACAGGAAAAGGTGTTTGAATCCTTTACGCAGGTCGATTCATCAACAACCCGTAAGTATGGCGGAACTGGCCTGGGATTAGCTATTTCGAAGCGATTGTCTGAGCAGATGGGCGGAGAGATTGGCCTGGAAAGCAAAGCCAACCAGGGGTCTTTGTTCTGGTTTACTGCCCGTTTCGAAAAGGCATCTGCTGAACGAGAACCTGATCGGCCGAAAAAAGTTATTGAGCTGGAAAATGTGAAGGTTTTGATAGTTGATGATAATCGTACCAACCGGTTAATCTTTTCAAAATATCTTGAAACCTGGGATTGTTCATCGGATGAAGCTTCCAGTGGGATGCAGGCGTTGAAGAAATTGAGAAAAGCTGCTTCTGAAGGGAAACCTTATGATATAGCCCTGGTTGATTTCCAGATGGCCGAAATGGATGGACTCGATTTTGCCAGTCGCGTGAAAAAGGATCCGGCGATTGCTTCCACCAAAATGATACTGTTATCTTCCATTTCTGATATCCTTTCCCGAGGGCAGGTGCGTAGCGCTGGTTTTGAGTACTATTTAAATAAGCCGGTTAAACTCGGGCAGCTGTTGAATATTATGGCTAAGGTGACCGGAAAAGAGTTACCTGAATCATATTTACACTCCGGACATAAAAAAAATGCAGGGGTTAACCGAAAGAAAAGAAATCTGAGAGTGCTGGTCGCGGAAGATAATGTGATTAATCAGAAAGTTGCCATGTTAACGCTTAAATGTGTTTCCGGTTCCATCGATTTGGCAAAAGATGGCGAAGAGGCATGGCAGATGTACCGCGATAACAAGTACGATCTCATTATGATGGATATACAAATGCCTCTGCTTAACGGCTATGAGGTAACAAAAATGATTCGCAAAAAGGAAGAAGAGGAAAAAGGTAAGCCGATAAAAATTGTGGCCATGACAGCCAATGCTTTGCAGGAGGATGTCGATTTATGTTTGAGTATCGGCATGGATGGTTACTTAAGTAAGCCTTTTAAAGCTGAAGATGTAATCGAAACCATAGACAAGTTGTTTTGA
- a CDS encoding methylated-DNA--[protein]-cysteine S-methyltransferase — MKFVVASTDRGICNLFFINEEEDATAIIKEEWPSARLVEKEHQLHRNVNSSFNQGKPNSPIALRLKGTPFQLKVWQALLQIPEGTLTSYGATATHLDAPSAQRAVGTAIGKNPVGYLIPCHRVIKRLGKTGGYRWDPVRKQAIIGREAAQTNQDSETQTTLF, encoded by the coding sequence ATGAAATTTGTTGTCGCATCAACTGACCGGGGCATCTGTAACCTGTTTTTCATTAATGAAGAGGAAGACGCCACAGCAATAATAAAGGAAGAATGGCCTTCCGCCAGGCTAGTTGAAAAGGAACACCAGCTGCACCGGAATGTGAATTCTTCCTTCAACCAAGGAAAACCGAATAGTCCCATTGCTCTCCGACTAAAAGGAACCCCGTTTCAATTGAAAGTATGGCAGGCTTTGCTCCAAATTCCCGAAGGCACTTTGACCAGTTATGGTGCAACCGCCACACATCTCGATGCTCCGTCAGCTCAAAGAGCAGTTGGAACGGCCATTGGAAAAAATCCGGTGGGATACCTCATTCCCTGCCACCGGGTAATCAAGAGGTTGGGTAAAACAGGAGGTTATCGCTGGGATCCGGTTCGCAAACAAGCGATAATTGGACGGGAAGCAGCACAAACCAATCAGGATTCCGAAACTCAAACAACACTTTTCTGA
- the argS gene encoding arginine--tRNA ligase — MDIEIIIRDKVIDAIEKLYNHKAGPDQVQVQNTRKDFEGDKTVVVFPFLRFSKKSPEQTGEELGIFLTGQVSEIAGFNVVKGFLNLVIDGSYWMNQLNEAAGDKQYGFSPVTAESELVMIEYSSPNTNKPLHLGHIRNNLLGFSISEIMKANGNKVVKTNIVNDRGIHICKSMYAWKTLGNGETPASSGKKGDHLVGEYYVKFDQLYKKEISELVAGGMPEDEAKDNAPSILAARDMLRKWEANDTEVRQLWERMNGWVYQGFDETYKMLGVDFDKIYYESDTYLIGRDEVIRGLDEGYFYRREDGSVWADLSGEGLDEKILLRSDGTSVYMTQDIGTAKMRYEDYDINHMIYVVGNEQNYHFQVLAILLDKLGYEWGKDLYHFSYGMVELPHGKMKSREGTVVDADDLVEGMIDVARKVSEELGKLDGYCEEEKENIYRIVALGALKYFILKVDPHKNMLFNPEESIDFNGNTGPFIQYTYARIQSVLRKAADSRLSVPEKAPSIACNEKEIELIKTINRFPFVVKEAGNNHSPALIANYVYDLVKEFNQFYHDYSIVNEPGETVRSFRLVLAKTVGQTIKNGFSLLGIEVPERM, encoded by the coding sequence ATGGATATTGAAATCATCATCAGAGATAAGGTTATTGACGCGATTGAAAAGCTTTACAATCATAAAGCCGGCCCGGACCAGGTCCAGGTTCAGAATACGCGAAAAGATTTTGAAGGAGACAAAACTGTTGTTGTTTTTCCTTTTTTGCGATTCTCGAAAAAATCACCCGAACAGACCGGTGAGGAATTGGGAATTTTTCTGACCGGGCAAGTAAGCGAAATTGCCGGATTCAATGTCGTAAAAGGCTTTTTAAACCTGGTTATCGATGGCAGCTACTGGATGAATCAGCTAAACGAAGCGGCAGGAGACAAGCAGTATGGTTTTTCCCCGGTTACCGCCGAATCGGAACTGGTGATGATCGAGTATTCTTCGCCGAACACCAATAAACCTTTGCACCTGGGGCACATCCGTAATAATTTACTTGGCTTTTCTATCAGTGAAATTATGAAAGCCAACGGAAACAAGGTGGTGAAGACCAACATTGTCAACGATCGGGGAATTCATATCTGTAAGTCGATGTATGCCTGGAAGACGCTTGGTAATGGAGAGACCCCGGCTTCGTCTGGCAAAAAAGGTGATCACCTGGTCGGTGAGTACTATGTAAAGTTTGACCAGTTGTATAAAAAGGAAATTTCCGAACTGGTTGCCGGTGGCATGCCGGAGGACGAAGCTAAAGACAATGCGCCGTCCATTCTGGCTGCCCGCGACATGTTGCGTAAATGGGAAGCCAATGATACGGAAGTACGGCAATTGTGGGAAAGGATGAATGGCTGGGTTTACCAGGGCTTTGATGAAACCTATAAAATGCTGGGAGTTGACTTTGATAAGATATATTATGAGTCGGATACCTACCTCATTGGGCGTGACGAAGTAATACGCGGATTGGACGAGGGATATTTCTATCGCCGCGAAGACGGTTCGGTATGGGCCGATTTATCCGGTGAAGGACTTGACGAAAAAATTCTGCTTCGCTCCGACGGTACTTCGGTTTACATGACCCAGGATATTGGTACCGCTAAAATGCGTTATGAGGATTACGATATCAATCACATGATTTATGTGGTGGGAAATGAGCAGAATTACCATTTCCAGGTGCTGGCTATTTTACTCGATAAACTGGGGTATGAATGGGGCAAGGATTTGTATCACTTTTCTTACGGAATGGTCGAACTTCCCCATGGTAAGATGAAATCACGGGAAGGTACCGTTGTTGATGCTGATGACCTGGTGGAAGGGATGATTGACGTGGCCCGGAAGGTATCCGAAGAGTTGGGCAAACTGGATGGTTATTGTGAAGAAGAGAAGGAGAATATTTACCGCATTGTGGCCCTTGGTGCCCTGAAGTATTTTATCCTGAAAGTCGATCCACACAAAAATATGCTGTTCAATCCGGAAGAATCCATCGACTTCAATGGAAATACGGGCCCTTTTATTCAATACACTTATGCGCGTATTCAGAGTGTGCTTCGAAAAGCGGCTGATTCACGGCTATCTGTCCCTGAAAAGGCACCATCCATTGCATGCAATGAGAAAGAAATTGAGCTGATTAAGACGATTAACCGTTTTCCATTTGTGGTGAAAGAAGCCGGAAATAACCATAGTCCTGCGCTTATTGCAAACTATGTGTATGATCTGGTGAAGGAGTTCAACCAGTTTTACCATGATTACAGCATTGTGAATGAACCGGGCGAAACGGTGCGATCCTTCCGGTTAGTGTTGGCCAAAACTGTTGGGCAGACCATTAAAAATGGTTTTTCCCTGTTGGGAATTGAGGTGCCGGAACGAATGTAG